DNA from Branchiostoma lanceolatum isolate klBraLanc5 chromosome 9, klBraLanc5.hap2, whole genome shotgun sequence:
TTTATAAACTATTATTTAACCGTTTGTCCCCTTTTGTATATGGTTCCTCTAAAGAGGTCACGAAGGTCATCTAAAATGGCGCGAAGTTTCTGAACGTGTGTGCAGCACACATAGAATACCTCTCGTGTGTACGTTTGAGGGATCTAGACGTGATTACCATGGCCATCCCGATCAACATGAAGAGTCTGACGTGCGTGGAGTACCCCGGGCGCGTCAAGAACGTGGATAAGATGTTGGAAACACTTGGGGGAGAGGAAAATGTCTCGAAGGTGGTGATCTCATACGCACAGGTTTCTTCGCGGTTTCTTGCGTGAATTGATTTTTAATTGTAACGTTTATTTAGTAACCTTTGCCTGTAGGGCTTCACATTGCTTGACTTATGCCTGAGCTATAGCAAGGTTGAAGTTTACAGTACATACGTATACATGCACTTATGTTTATACAGTATAACCCCTATAAACAAATTTATattccgccgggttacatactgttaaatccgccactttgaaaaacagtgtgtttgagagttcTCTAGTGcagaccacacacacacacacacaccagatATGCACATcttagatatacaggaatgtatgtattatactgggggacgttgggttggagatcagtttggacgtatcttttcagggtggcggaattatgtaccgtGATACTAGTACATAGATGTTACAGTACATGGGAGCCAAAAATGCCATGTTCCATCTAGTGGATCTACTTACTTACTTAACCAGTCAGAAATGTCTTACTATACGAAATGCTAGCAAAAAAACAGTTGCTCAgttaattagcatatttcattACCTTTTTCGACGCATTAAAAAGTGTTCTTGTTTTCCTGTAGGCTGCCTTAGACTCCAGCCGACGGCTTGACCTGCGGTTCCGACCGGCTGACCCGTACTGCCGGCCCGTGTACGGGGACAGGTTCCCCACCTCCAGTCTACTGCTCAGGGTACGCAGGACAACAAGGGTCAGGAAGAACAGAACTAAAGGTGAAAAATATTCTGTTTGTTACTAGTAgtctatctacatctacatctacatctatacaaTACTCGGCAAGGCCCCGCAAGGGACATACCGCCGAGGGAATGTCAGGGTCATgcccagctgcagcaggtggtggtggtgatggtgaaaaagaaaaattcgaaaaagataaacataacTGGTGCAACATGAAAATATAGATATGTGGGTAACAAATGgtgatatgtacatgttgctGCACTGGGTGTTGACCTGATTCACTCTGGGGCTAACCGCTGTTACTGGGAAGGCCAAGGTACTTGGCCAACCCAGATTTGAAAGTGTTTACTGATGTGGAATTAATGATCTATTTCTTCATAACCGTCATGGCCTATCTCTTCATAACAGGatattgttaatccatagagcccactGGGCAACGCCGCCAGAATGGGATCAGATCAGATCAGAAACCGTCACCATTTTTtccccatctgcttggagattgtaaGCTTTACAGATTAGTTCCTTGCAATAAGCATAAGGGACTTATTGCATACAGGAGTCAACCCCCAATCAAATTTGCAAAGTACAgctgtgtatttcttttttaatgtcAATTGTGTTTGGTCTTACTCAAGCTGATAGCTAGCTAGATGTCCCTTACCAGTACAATACATGTTTTAGAAGTCTGTCAACTTGACAGTGATTCAACCCCTTGATCTTATAATCTGGCAGCACAATTGCTTGCCATAACCGAATGCTTGCATGAATTCTAGTTGTCAATGATGTTGATTGCATGTTTTCCTCTAGGATCTGAAGATGCAGCTACAGCCAGTTCCTCCACTGTAACCATGGAAACACCAGCTACTTCTACATCCAGCTCCTCAGAGACAAGCCCTCCTGAGGAAGAGAGAGTGACCTACAACACAGAAGTGCTGGGGATAGTAGACACTACATACAGGTTCCAAGGTCTGTACTGCTTTAGGTGTAagtctcaagcatcaaacctctgcacataacccaagacacttatcaaaaagtgtAGGCCTAGGCTGCTTGGCTAGCAACATGAGCACTACTAGCTATCAAAAAATGCGTCATTCCTCACCCTCAGTCTGAAGCttgaccgctttacctttaccttaataAACCTCCTCATACTAGTAAAATGTTTCTGtacccaccccccccccaccccctccagcTTTGGCAGACTTCCAGTACCTCCCCCTCCACCGGACCCCTGACGGCAGGACTGTCCAGCtgtatgaccagctgctgctggaGGGACTGGAGGGGGGTGGGTTCTATCAGAAGGACGTCCCCCTGTTTGTTCCCCCTGCTACGTTCTCACGGATCGACACACCACAGAACTACCACTACAGGAGGGACCCTGCGCACAAGTGGGTGGTGTTTTGTtgccagggctcaaaatagtgggtgcatgtgcagctgtgtgcacccaaaattggagctgtgcacctaatttttgactatgggtgcacctagatatttttataCTCTATtgggtaacggttctcttgtacactagcatacagaatattcttgaaatgtaagtatcagaaaaagcaatacacatgtataaccttttgttgtactgtgCTTTAATTGATGTATTGCtaggttgaaatttgaaatctggatagaattacagattaaagattttttggttgggtgcaccagtgcacctttttccaaaaaagaattgcGAGACCTGCCTGCTGTTGTTGCTGGTGTTTCTCAAGCATTCTGAAGTAATTTTACAAACCATGCAGGttgaagaagaaacagagcTTTCTCGAAAGCTCCCAGAGTAGCTAAGTTTTGTGTCGTGTGTAATTGTTTGAATAtgtcaaaacatgaaaatagagattctttttacacaaccaggtaatctcacctgctgacgtttcggtgtctgtcagacaccttcttcagagcttctgactggagtactgcttctcaccgctataagtagccgatgtaggtggcgcttttgcggcgagaacgtaatcccaaatatggctgagcttgtatcccccctcgtctctgtaaaaagaatctcctatatcctatattctaccaacctgatgaaattattttcggatgaaAATAGAGAGTTGGGAGGGAT
Protein-coding regions in this window:
- the LOC136442667 gene encoding general transcription factor 3C polypeptide 5-like; its protein translation is MAIPINMKSLTCVEYPGRVKNVDKMLETLGGEENVSKAALDSSRRLDLRFRPADPYCRPVYGDRFPTSSLLLRVRRTTRVRKNRTKGEKYSDLKMQLQPVPPL